In Eretmochelys imbricata isolate rEreImb1 chromosome 14, rEreImb1.hap1, whole genome shotgun sequence, a genomic segment contains:
- the WFIKKN2 gene encoding WAP, Kazal, immunoglobulin, Kunitz and NTR domain-containing protein 2, with translation MLLALFTRWMWILLGKTTVLLLLELPLEGKALPPIRYSHAGICPNEMNPNLWVDAQSTCKRECDTDLECETFEKCCPNVCGTKSCVAARYMDIKGKKGPVGMPKEATCDRFMCIQQGSECDIWDGQPVCKCKDRCEKEPSFTCASDGLTYYNKCYMDAEACTKGITLNVVTCRYHLTWPNTSPIPPETTVRPTTAYSETTITDILPPALVNNPVHQSVYVGETVSFLCDVTGRPKPEITWEKQIDSKEKIIMRPNHVRGNVVVTNIAQLVIYNTQLQDAGIYTCTAKNIGGLLRVDFPLSVVKGEPTSKEASQNKTHFPTDECLKQPDSEDCGEEQTRWYYDAKKNNCFTFIYGNCNSNLNHFETYENCMLTCMNGPINICNLPALQSHCKAYEPRWAYNSLTKQCQSFIYGGCGGNENNFESKEACEEMCPFPKNTHCKACKPRQKLVTSFCKSDFVILGHITELTEDQDSGHALVTVEEILKDEKMGLKFLGKEPLEITLLNMDWSCPCPNMTTVDGQLIIMGDVHNGMAVLQPDSFVGISSVRRVRKLREVIHKKTCELLKEFLGLH, from the exons ATGTTGTTGGCATTATTCACTCGGTGGATGTGGATCTTGCTGGGGAAGACCACTGTCCTGTTGCTTCTGGAGCTTCCTCTAGAGGGTAAAGCTTTACCTCCAATACGGTATTCTCACGCTGGGATATGTCCAAATGAGATGAACCCCAACCTGTGGGTAGATGCCCAAAGCACCTGCAAGAGAGAGTGTGATACAGACCTG gAATGCGAGACCTTTGAGAAGTGCTGTCCTAATGTCTGTGGGACAAAGAGTTGTGTGGCAGCTCGGTACATGGACATCAAGGGGAAGAAAGGACCCGTCGGGATGCCCAAAGAGGCAACTTGTGACCGTTTCATGTGTATCCAGCAAGGCTCAGAGTGTGATATCTGGGATGGACAGCCTGTATGCAAATGCAAAGATAGGTGTGAAAAAGAGCCCAGTTTTACCTGTGCCTCCGATGGACTCACCTATTACAACAAGTGTTATATGGATGCAGAAGCTTGCACCAAAGGCATTACTCTAAATGTAGTCACTTGTCGGTACCATCTGACCTGGCCAAATACCAGCCCCATCCCACCAGAGACTACAGTGCGCCCTACCACAGCCTATTCAGAGACAACCATCACTGATATCCTGCCACCTGCTCTAGTTAACAATCCAGTCCATCAGTCAGTGTATGTGGGAGAGACTGTTAGCTTTCTTTGCGATGTCACAGGCAGACCCAAACCAGAAATTACTTGGGAGAAGCAAATAGACAGTAAGGAAAAAATCATTATGAGGCCGAATCACGTCAGGGGGAATGTTGTGGTTACCAACATTGCCCAGCTGGTAATCTATAACACCCAGCTGCAAGATGCAGGCATTTACACATGCACTGCAAAAAACATCGGTGGCCTTCTCAGGGTTGATTTCCCATTGTCAGTCGTCAAAGGAGAACCTACATCAAAAGAAGCGTcccaaaacaaaacccatttCCCAACCGATGAATGTCTGAAGCAGCCAGACAGTGAAGACTGTGGGGAAGAGCAGACCAGGTGGTATTATGATGCAAAGAAAAACAACTGCTTTACATTCATCTATGGGAACTGTAATAGCAACCTGAACCACTTTGAGACCTATGAGAACTGTATGTTAACGTGTATGAATGGCCCAATCAACATCTGCAACCTGCCAGCCCTTCAGAGTCATTGCAAAGCCTATGAGCCCAGATGGGCATACAACAGTTTGACAAAGCAATGCCAATCTTTCATTTATGGTGGCTGTGGAGGCAATGAGAATAACTTTGAGAGCAAAGAGGCCTGCGAAGAGATGTGTCCTTTCCCTAAGAACACGCACTGCAAAGCCTGCAAACCTCGCCAAAAGCTGGTGACAAGCTTCTGCAAAAGCGACTTTGTTATCCTGGGCCATATAACGGAACTAACCGAAGACCAAGACTCGGGACACGCCTTGGTGACAGTGGAGGAGATTCTAAAAGATGAAAAAATGGGATTAAAATTCCTGGGGAAGGAACCTCTAGAAATCACCCTTTTAAATATGGACTGGAGCTGCCCATGCCCCAATATGACCACAGTGGATGGTCAGCTTATCATCATGGGTGATGTCCACAATGGGATGGCCGTCCTGCAGCCAGACAGCTTTGTGGGCATCTCCAGTGTCCGGCGTGTACGAAAGCTCCGTGAAGTCATCCACAAGAAAACCTGTGAGCTTCTGAAAGAATTCTTAGGACTACACTAA